GGCCCTCAATAAAGTCGGTTACGTCCGCGTGGGCGGCGCTCATGTAGGCCCAGCCGCGCACGCCAGCGTCGGGGCGACTGCCCTGGGCGCGCGGGGTGTACACATCCAGATTCACGCCGTTGCCGCCGCCCACCTTGGTCACCAGGGCCAGCTTCCTGGCCACTTCCATCACGCCTTCAAAAGAACTGGGCGCGTGCTCGGTGGCCCCCTGCACAAAGCAGTTGAGCACGTTGCCGTGGGCGGTACCCGCTCCGGCCAGCACCCGCCCGCCAGGGCAGAACTTCTTCTCGGCCATCAGGTCAAAGTACTGCTGGGCCCAGTGGGCCCGCGCCTCGGGCGCCTCTGCGCCGGCCACCCAGGTGGCAATCCGGCGGAACATCCCGCCCAGGTCGCCGTCGCCGGCCTGCAGATACTGCCGCTTGGCGATGTGATGGGCGTTCTCGTCGAAGTTGGTCAGGGTGGGCGCAGTGGGGATGGTCATAGAGCTCCTTGCAGGCAATTTCGAGACAAGCCCAGAGACATGCCGCCGAAAACTCAGCGGAATGCAGGGGGCAACGACTTGTTTTTGCTGCGTGAACTGTAACACGCAGAACAAGAGCGAAGGTACTACATCTTGTGCCCTGCATGTTGAGTGCTCCAAGATACGGCACCCACAACTGCGCCTTTCCCGTGTTCCAGACAGTCAAAAGTCTTCGGCCTGTTCTTGAGTCGCCAGTCCCTTATGCATCTCAGTGCCGCTCGGGTTTGGCCTCTCGCTCCATCAGCTGAGCCAGGCCCTCCTGCGGTGTCCATTTGCCCTGCGTCACTCTGGCCACTGCCCGAACAATCGGCAGGTCGTGACCGTGGGCGGTAGCCCAGGCGTCCAGCAGGCCGGCGGTGCGCAGGCCTTCCACCACCTTGCCGCCCTGTCCCGGGTGCTCGCCGCGCGCCATCGCCTCTCCGGCGGCGCGGTTGCGGCTGTGCCGGCTGGTGGCGGTGGCCACCAGATCGCCCAGACCGCTCAGGCCATACACGGTGTCCTCGTGGGCACCCTCGGCCTTCAGGTACCGGCCCATCTCGCGCAGTCCCCGGGTGATGATCGCCGCCTTGGCGTTGTCGCCCAGATTCAGGCCGTCGGCCAGACCGGCCGCCACGGCCATGACGTTTTTCAGTACGCCACCCAGTTCCACGCCCGTTTCGTCCTCGCTGGTGTACACCCGCAGGGCCGGGGTCATCAGGGCCGCCTGGACCATGCGGGCAAAGCCGCTGTCGCGGCTGGCGACCACGGTGGCCGCCGGCAAGCCACGCCCCACCTCCTCGGCATGGTTGGGTCCGCTGAGCACCGCCACGCGCGAGAAGCCCAGCTGCCGGGCCAGCACGGTCAGCTGACTGCCATCCGGGGCCAGTCCCTTGGCACACAGCACAACCCCCAGCGAGCGGGGCAGCGCCGCCAGCAGGTCCGGTACCCCTACACTGGGCACCACCACCAGGGCAAAAGCCGCGTCGCCCAGTGCCTCGCCCAGATGGGCCGTGACTTCCAGGTGCCCGGGCAGAGTGACCCCGGGCAGGTACTCGGCATTGACCCGCTCGGCCCGCAGTCGCCCGGCAAAGTCGGCGCGGCGGGCCCACAGGGTCACTGGGCCGTTGCGGCTGGCATTGACCGCCAGAGCCGTGCCCCAGCCGCCTGCCCCCAGCACCGGCAGAGCGCTCATGGGCGGCCCCCAGTCGCCCAGGCAAAGACCCACACCCGGGGCGTGTCGGCGGTGGGCGGCGCGTAATCCGGGTATTCCACAATGTCCCAGCGGGCGAACCCAGCGCTGGCCAGCAGCGGCTCCAGATCGGCCGGATCGTAGCCGCGCTCCTGATGAACCTCGATAAATTCCTCGCCGTCCACCCGGCACAGGGCCTGCACCACGCCCAGCGCTGTGGCTGCATCAAAGTGGTGGGACCAGTGGTAATGCACCTCGCCGCCGCCGGGCAGGGGGGCCAGCCCTTCAATCGCGCCGCCGTCCCACAGGTCCTGCACCCCCAGGCGGGTGTTCACATCAAAGGCCAGCAGGCCGCCGGGCCGCAGGTGGGTGCAGGCACGGGCCAGGGCGGCACCCAGGTCGGCCGGGGTGAGCAGGTTGTTCAGGCTGTCAAAGACACAGGTCACCAGGTCGAAGCGCTGGGCCAGGTCGAAGGTGCGCAGGTCGCCCTGCACAAAGGTCAGGTCTGGCAGGCGGCGCCGGGCCTCGGTCAGCATGTCGGCGCTGCCGTCCAGGCCCGTGACGGTCCAGCCCGCCTTTTGCAGTTCATGGGTAAAGCCGCCGGTGCCGCAGGCCAGGTCCAGGGCGCGCCCTGTGCGGGGCAGGCCACCGTCCCGGGCGTAGGTCAGCACGAAGTCGGCCCAGTGGTCGTACTCCACATCCGCCATGATGGCGTCGTACACGGCGGCCAACGCGGTAAAGGGCGGCTGCTGCATGAATGGAAGTATAAGCCCCGCCCCGGCCAGGGTTTCCCTGCCCCCAGTGGGGCGGCGTGCCTTGCCCGGGCTGCGCCCGGTGTTCAGGGGTGAAGGGCCCGTGAGGCGAGCGGCAAGGGAAGGCGGCTGGTGCCCGGGGGCTGTCCTCACCTACGGTAAACAGGTCAAGCTCACCCAACTTCCGGAGGACCCCCCATGAAGCATCTGCTGATCGCTGCCGCCCTCGGTTCCCTCACCCTCAGTGCCTGCACGCTGGCGGGCAACCCAGTCAAGAAGGACGTGACCGGCCAGCTGCGCGGCTTCAACGCCAACCAGAATCTGGGCCTGGCCATCGTGGGTTTCAACAATGGC
This DNA window, taken from Deinococcus arcticus, encodes the following:
- a CDS encoding NAD(P)H-dependent glycerol-3-phosphate dehydrogenase produces the protein MSALPVLGAGGWGTALAVNASRNGPVTLWARRADFAGRLRAERVNAEYLPGVTLPGHLEVTAHLGEALGDAAFALVVVPSVGVPDLLAALPRSLGVVLCAKGLAPDGSQLTVLARQLGFSRVAVLSGPNHAEEVGRGLPAATVVASRDSGFARMVQAALMTPALRVYTSEDETGVELGGVLKNVMAVAAGLADGLNLGDNAKAAIITRGLREMGRYLKAEGAHEDTVYGLSGLGDLVATATSRHSRNRAAGEAMARGEHPGQGGKVVEGLRTAGLLDAWATAHGHDLPIVRAVARVTQGKWTPQEGLAQLMEREAKPERH
- a CDS encoding class I SAM-dependent DNA methyltransferase, with product MQQPPFTALAAVYDAIMADVEYDHWADFVLTYARDGGLPRTGRALDLACGTGGFTHELQKAGWTVTGLDGSADMLTEARRRLPDLTFVQGDLRTFDLAQRFDLVTCVFDSLNNLLTPADLGAALARACTHLRPGGLLAFDVNTRLGVQDLWDGGAIEGLAPLPGGGEVHYHWSHHFDAATALGVVQALCRVDGEEFIEVHQERGYDPADLEPLLASAGFARWDIVEYPDYAPPTADTPRVWVFAWATGGRP